The Phormidium sp. PBR-2020 DNA segment CAGCATCGATCCCATTGGCCGCATTTATGTCGATCGCGACCCCGTGACGATGGACGAACTCCCCGATCGCCTGCGGGCCTACCAAGCCGAGAATCCCGATGGCTTAGTGGTGGTTTTTGGCCATCCCATGGCCCAGTACAACAATGTGATTCAGGTCTTAGATCTGTTGCGCTCCATTGGCGGCGATCGCGTCTCCCTGGGGGTGAATCCCAGCCAGGACTCCCCCCTCGATCGCAACCCCCAGCAAAACCCCTTCGGCGATTTCCCCGTCACCCCAGAACGTATCCCCGAGGAGTCTCCCTTAGAGTCCCCTCCCGACTCTGGCTTGCCCAGTTTAGACACTCTCCCAGACTCGGGGCAACCCGGTTTAGAACCGGAATTAGAATTTGACTCCCTCGACCCCCCAGGAGACTCCTGAACCTCACCCCTTAAGAGTCGTCCGCGTGGTCTCGATACCAGGCAATCGTTTGTCGTAACCCCTCCCGGAAGCTCGTTTGAGCCACAAAGCCAAACCGTTCCTTGGCCCGTTGCGTATCCAAACAGCGACGGGGTTGGCCATTGGGTTTATCGGTTTCCCAGACAATCTCCCCCTGAAACTCCATCAACTCGCAAATGGTTTCGACTAAATCACGGATGGAAATTTCCTCATGGGTTCCCAAATTCACCGGGTCTGGGTCATTGTAATCCTGAGTCGCCATGACAATTCCTCGGGCCGCATCCGTCGAATAGAGGAACTCCCGCGTCGGCGAACCATCCCCCCAAACAGGAAGTTTCGTTTCCCCTCGTTGTTGGGCCTCATGCACCTTGCGAATCAGGGCCGGAATCACATGAGAACTGCTGGGATTAAAGTTATCTTCTGGGCCGTAGAGATTGACAGGCAGTAGATACACCCCATTAAAGCTATATTGCTGGCGATAGGCTTGCAGTTGCACCAACAAGGCCTTCTTGGCAATCCCATAGGGCGCGTTCGTCTCCTCAGGATAGCCATTCCAGAGGTCATCCTCCCGGAAGGGAACCGGGGTGAATTTGGGATAGGCGCAAATGGTTCCCACACAGACAAACTTGTCCACCCCCGCTTCATAGGCGGCGTGAATCAGTTGGGTTCCCATCATTAAGTTGTCGTAGAACAACTCCGCCGGTTTCTCCCGATTGAGGCCAATTCCCCCCACATGAGCCGCCAGGTGGATGATAATATCCTGACCCTCGACCACCTCCTGACAATGCTGGAGTTGTCGCAAATCGCGATCGCGCGATCGCGGCACGGAAATCTTATCCTCCGTCGCCCCAGCGGCTAACAACTGAGCAATCACCTGACGACCGAGAAATCCGGCCCCACCCGTGACTACAATCCGTTTGTCTGCTAACGATAAACCCGCCATAACCTCTTCCTCTGTCAATCTCAGTGCCTATCAATCTCAGTGCCTATCAATCTCAGTGCCTGTCACACTCAAAGCCCTCTAGTGAGGGCCAGCCAGGCACCACGGCCGCCTGTGAGCTTAGCCTAGTCCACCGTATTCGTCGCATCCTGACGAATGAAGGCGCGATCGCTCGGGCTTTCGCCGTTGGCTTGCTTCGAGGGCAATCCTAACGCCGCTAAATCCGCCTCAACCATCAAGGCCACCAACTCACCAAAGCTCACCGAGGGACTCCAGCCCAGCTTTTCTTGGGCCTTGGAACAATCCCCAATCAATAAATCCACTTCTGCCGGCCGTAGATAGCGGGAATCAAACTCCACATAATTCTGCCAATCGAGGCCCACATAGCCAAAGGACAAATCCAGAAACTCCCGAATGGAATGGGTTTCATTGGTGGCGACGACATAATCATCAGGGGTCTCTTGCTGAAGCATCAGCCACATCGCTCGTACATAATCCTTGGCATAGCCCCAATCCCGTTTCGAGTCCAGATTACCCAGAAACAGTTTTTTCTGCATTCCCCCTACAATGCGGGCCACCGCACGGGTAATCTTACGAGTCACGAAAGTTTCCCCCCGTCGAGGCGACTCATGGTTAAAGAGAATGCCATTACAGGCAAACAAATCGTAAGACTCACGATAGTTCACCGTTTGCCAATGGGAGTAGACCTTGGCGCAAGAATAGGGACTACGGGGATAGAAGGGGGTGGT contains these protein-coding regions:
- a CDS encoding biopolymer transporter ExbD; this translates as MKLKQTDALQDNAHIEILPLMDVIFCILTFFILGAVGLTRQQAIEQSLPQASTGQQQMREMFRVSIDPIGRIYVDRDPVTMDELPDRLRAYQAENPDGLVVVFGHPMAQYNNVIQVLDLLRSIGGDRVSLGVNPSQDSPLDRNPQQNPFGDFPVTPERIPEESPLESPPDSGLPSLDTLPDSGQPGLEPELEFDSLDPPGDS
- a CDS encoding GDP-L-fucose synthase — its product is MAGLSLADKRIVVTGGAGFLGRQVIAQLLAAGATEDKISVPRSRDRDLRQLQHCQEVVEGQDIIIHLAAHVGGIGLNREKPAELFYDNLMMGTQLIHAAYEAGVDKFVCVGTICAYPKFTPVPFREDDLWNGYPEETNAPYGIAKKALLVQLQAYRQQYSFNGVYLLPVNLYGPEDNFNPSSSHVIPALIRKVHEAQQRGETKLPVWGDGSPTREFLYSTDAARGIVMATQDYNDPDPVNLGTHEEISIRDLVETICELMEFQGEIVWETDKPNGQPRRCLDTQRAKERFGFVAQTSFREGLRQTIAWYRDHADDS
- the gmd gene encoding GDP-mannose 4,6-dehydratase produces the protein MTELKRALITGITGQDGSYLTELLLEKGYEVHGIIRRTSTFNTDRIDHVYVDPHSEGARLFLHYGDLTDGTTLRRILEEVRPNEIYNLGAQSHVRVSFDSPEYTVDTVAMGTLRLLEAIRDYQQRTGIQVRFYQAGSSEMFGKVQEVPQKETTPFYPRSPYSCAKVYSHWQTVNYRESYDLFACNGILFNHESPRRGETFVTRKITRAVARIVGGMQKKLFLGNLDSKRDWGYAKDYVRAMWLMLQQETPDDYVVATNETHSIREFLDLSFGYVGLDWQNYVEFDSRYLRPAEVDLLIGDCSKAQEKLGWSPSVSFGELVALMVEADLAALGLPSKQANGESPSDRAFIRQDATNTVD